The Methylobacterium durans nucleotide sequence TCGTGGGCCATTCCGAGCGGCGCGCCTATCACCACGAGACGGATGACGGCGTCCACGCCAAGGCGCTCGGCGCCCGGCGGGCGGGCCTCTGCGGCATCATCTGCGTGGGCGAGACCAAGGACGAGCGCGAGGAGGGCCGCACCCTCGACATCGTGCGGGCGCAGCTCGCCATCGGCGTGCCGAAGGGGGCAACCGGGGTCGACACGGTGATCGCCTACGAGCCGGTTTGGGCGATCGGCACCGGCCTCACGCCGACGCCGGCCGACATCGCCGAGGTGCACGCGTCGCTGCGTGAGATGCTGGAGCAGCTCGTCGGCCCGGAGGCAGGTCGCATCCGCATCCTGTACGGCGGCTCCGTGAAGCCCAGCAACGCCCGCGAATTGATGTCCGTCGAGAACGTCGACGGGGCCCTCGTCGGCGGCGCGAGCCTCGTCGCCGAGGATTTCCTCGGGATCGCCGCAGCCTACGCCTGAACCCGAACCGCGCGGTTGCGCGGTTGGCGACAGGTCATATCTGGTGTAATGGCCCGCGGGTTATGCGGCCGGTGTCTCGGGATGCCGGCTCCGCCTGCGTTTCCGATGCCCGTCGGGTCGCCGGGCCGCGCACGCCGCTTCTGGAATTTCGATGCAGACCGTCCTGATCGTCGTACATCTTCTCATCGTGCTCGCGCTCATCGCGGTGGTGCTGCTGCAGCGCTCCGAGGGCGGCCTCGGCCTCGGCGGCGGGGGCAGCGGAGGCGTCTCCGGCTTCATGACCGGGCGCGGGCAGGCGAATGCCCTGACGCGGGCGACCGCGATCCTCGCCGCCCTGTTTTTCGCCACCAGCATGACGCTCGCCGTTCTCTCGCACCGGAGCGCGGCCCCGAAATCGATCCTGGAGGGTGCGGGAACGAGCCAGCCGGCGCCATCGGCCCCGAACGCCGACAACCTGCTCGACACGCTCCGCCGCCAGGGCGGGAGCGAAGGCGGCACGCAGGCTCCGGCGGCGCCCGCGCCCGCGGCCCCCGCCGCACCTGCGCCGGCCCCCTCGGGTCCGCCGGACGCGCCGCAATCGCGCTGATCGGCGGCGGGCCGCACGGTCCGGCGCCGGTGCCCGATCCTCGGATCGCCCCGGCGTCGCCTCCG carries:
- the tpiA gene encoding triose-phosphate isomerase, coding for MTRQGRRPLVAGNWKMNGTRSSIAVVESVRHGLTPDLAERIDLLICPPSTLIASCVAAAEGSNIAIGGQNLHAKPSGAFTGSISAEMLADLGATYVIVGHSERRAYHHETDDGVHAKALGARRAGLCGIICVGETKDEREEGRTLDIVRAQLAIGVPKGATGVDTVIAYEPVWAIGTGLTPTPADIAEVHASLREMLEQLVGPEAGRIRILYGGSVKPSNARELMSVENVDGALVGGASLVAEDFLGIAAAYA
- the secG gene encoding preprotein translocase subunit SecG — translated: MQTVLIVVHLLIVLALIAVVLLQRSEGGLGLGGGGSGGVSGFMTGRGQANALTRATAILAALFFATSMTLAVLSHRSAAPKSILEGAGTSQPAPSAPNADNLLDTLRRQGGSEGGTQAPAAPAPAAPAAPAPAPSGPPDAPQSR